Proteins from a single region of Pungitius pungitius chromosome 4, fPunPun2.1, whole genome shotgun sequence:
- the usp10 gene encoding ubiquitin carboxyl-terminal hydrolase 10 isoform X2, with product MASYSNQYIFGEFSPDEINQFFLTPRCYVELPPFNDKVPCVSQSSEDYQRIEFGVDEVMDSKPVGLNDPLFKVSSTLNPQAPEFILGCPSAQKAQPSSPQEDDVPDGAHFNSLDGPDMEASGLDNQSCQDMDGLSGSLGQRERKKKKKRPPGYYNYLDPLTGNSSSVADGTPMTALVNGHAMGGPHHAAEDVDGKASPGGGLSAPRPVSAAKFAPTATANQRTCDSPDDSSLDLTSGTASLSDGNNATSCSSSSSQSREMTEGPRTADQQPDLLAPQSPELSETPHSPPSKSPLPPPAAVATPSVATCVTTTELEESEFADSGVANRLAEPDAAVGAEEHKEDCESGEGAQQASPDSGAQSVVSEQAHSPVIPAAPAANPPKSWASLFHNSKPLPGGPQAFVEVKQVVEAASPCLATPEQPEKFGEYKDGPVHVSEDPMAPKLAELIENVKLIHKPVSLQPRGLINKGNWCYINATLQALIACPPMYHMLKSIPLHNETQRPCTSTPMMDNFVRLVNEFNNMPVPSKAKQQAVGEKAMKDIRPGVSFEPTYIYRLLTLIKSSLSEKGRQEDAEEYLGFTLNGLHEEMLALKKLISPQEETPTPNGPESQPAVEEDVVDKEEEGSEDEWEQVGPRNKTSITRQADFVRTPITDIFGGHIRSVVYQQNSKESATLQPFFTLQLDIQSEKIRTVQEALETLVARESVQGYTSKTKQEIEISRRVTLEELPPVLVLHLKRFVFEKTGGCQKLIKNIDYPVDLEISKDLLSSGVRSKFVKGQRTYRLFAVVYHHGNSATGGHYTTDVFHIGLNGWLRIDDQAVKVIPPYQVMKQTAERTAYLLYYRRVDLL from the exons ATGGCTTCTTACAGCAACCAG TACATCTTTGGGGAATTCAGCCCTGATGAGATCAATCAGTTTTTTCTGACTCCGCGATGTTATGTCGAg CTTCCGCCGTTCAATGACAAAGTTCCATGCGTCAGTCAGTCTTCTG AAGACTATCAGCGCATTGAGTTTGGTGTTGACGAGGTGATGGATTCCAAGCCTGTTGGGCTGAATGATCCTTTATTCAAGGTGTCAAGCACCCTCAACCCCCAGGCTCCAGAGTTCATCCTGGGCTGCCCGTCTGCACAGAAGGCCCAACCGTCATCTCCCCAGGAGGACGATGTCCCGGACGGGGCCCACTTCAACTCGCTGGATGGTCCTGACATGGAGGCCTCAGGCCTGGACAATCAGTCCTGCCAGGATATGGACGGACTCTCTGGCAGCCTGGGACagcgagagaggaagaaaaagaaaaagcgccCGCCGGGTTATTACAACTACCTGGACCCATTGActggcaacagcagcagcgtggCGGATGGGACGCCTATGACGGCCCTGGTGAACGGACATGCGATGGGTGGCCCCCACCACGCTGCTGAAGATGTGGACGGTAAGGCATCGCCGGGGGGAGGACTCTCGGCTCCCCGACCTGTCTCTGCGGCCAAGTTCGCCCCTACAGCCACTGCCAATCAGAGGACTTGTGATAGCCCTGATGACTCTTCTTTGGACTTAACAAGTGGAACTGCCTCTTTATCAGATGGCAACAATGCAACttcctgctcttcatcctcctctcaaAGCAGAGAGATGACAGAAGGGCCGAGGACTGCAGATCAGCAGCCAGATCTTTTGGCTCCACAGAGTCCCGAACTTTCAGAAACTCCACACAGCCCGCCCTCCAaatcccctctccctcctccagctgctgtggCCACGCCCTCTGTCGCCACTTGCGTCACGACTACTGAACTGGAGGAGAGCGAGTTTGCGGACAGCGGGGTGGCCAATCGGCTAGCGGAGCCCGACGCCGCCGTCGGCGCCGAGGAACACAAAGAAGACTGTGAGAGTGGGGAGGGGGCTCAGCAGGCCTCCCCAGACTCTGGTGCCCAGTCGGTGGTGTCAGAGCAGGCCCATTCGCCTGTGATTCCAGCTGCACCTGCTGCCAATCCCCCCAAATCTTGGGCTAGCCTCTTCCACAACTCCAAGCCTCTGCCTGGGGGCCCTCAGGCCTTTGTGGAGGTAAAGCAGGTTGTGGAGGCGGCGTCTCCCTGCCTCGCTACACCAGAGCAGCCTGAGAAATTTGGGGAGTACAAAGACGGCCCTGTCCACGTTTCAGAGGATCCTATGGCCCCTAAACTTGCAG AACTTATTGAAAATGTGAAGTTGATACATAAACCAGTGTCTTTGCAGCCGAGAGGACTGATCAACAAGGGAAACTGGTGCTACATCAACGCT ACCCTACAGGCACTGATTGCGTGCCCTCCCATGTACCACATGTTGAAGTCCATTCCTCTGCATAATGAAACGCAGAGGCCGTGTACCTCCACACCCATGATGGACAACTT CGTTAGGCTGGTGAACGAGTTCAACAACATGCCTGTGCCCTCGAAAGCCAAACAGCAAG CTGTTGGTGAAAAGGCCATGAAAGACATTCGGCCTGGTGTTTCTTTTGAACCGACCTACATTTATAGACTCCTCACTTTGATCAAGTCCAGCCTCTCTGAGAAG GGTCGACAAGAGGATGCGGAGGAGTATCTTGGCTTCACTCTCAACGGACTGCATGAGGAGATGCTGGCTTTGAAAAAACTAATCTCGCCACAAGAAGAGA CTCCTACACCCAACGGGCCAGAGTCTCAGCCAGCTGTGGAGGAAGATGTTGTTGATAAGGAGGAAGAAGGTAGTGAGGATGAGTGGGAACAAGTTGGACCCAGAAATAAGACTTCCATCACTCGCCAAGCGGACTTTGTCCGCACACCCATCACTGACATATTTGGTGGGCACATCAG ATCGGTGGTGTATCAACAGAACTCTAAAGAGTCGGCCACTCTGCAGCCTTTCTTCACCCTGCAGCTGGACATCCAGTCAGAGAAGATCCGCACTGTCCAGGAGGCTTTAGAGACTTTAGTGGCCCGAGAGTCGGTCCAGGGTTACACCTCTAAGACCAAGCAGGAG ATCGAGATCAGTCGGAGAGTGACTCTGGAGGAGCTGCCCCCGGTGCTGGTGCTCCATCTCAAgagatttgtttttgaaaagacGGGAGGCTGCCAGAAACTGATCAAGAACATTGATTATCCTGTTGATCTGGAAATCAGCAAAG ATCTTTTGTCCTCTGGAGTAAGGAGCAAATTTGTGAAAGGCCAAAGAACTTACAGGCTCTTTGCAG TTGTCTATCACCATGGGAACAGTGCGACAGGTGGTCATTACACCACGGACGTCTTCCACATCGGTCTTAACGGCTGGCTGCGCATCGACGACCAGGCGGTGAAGGTCATCCCCCCGTACCAGGTGATGAAGCAGACTGCAGAGCGCACCGCCTACCTGCTGTACTACCGCCGCGTCGACCtgctgtag
- the usp10 gene encoding ubiquitin carboxyl-terminal hydrolase 10 isoform X1 produces MASYSNQYIFGEFSPDEINQFFLTPRCYVELPPFNDKVPCVSQSSGTYCTPAVPYFMESMGLQVCEDYQRIEFGVDEVMDSKPVGLNDPLFKVSSTLNPQAPEFILGCPSAQKAQPSSPQEDDVPDGAHFNSLDGPDMEASGLDNQSCQDMDGLSGSLGQRERKKKKKRPPGYYNYLDPLTGNSSSVADGTPMTALVNGHAMGGPHHAAEDVDGKASPGGGLSAPRPVSAAKFAPTATANQRTCDSPDDSSLDLTSGTASLSDGNNATSCSSSSSQSREMTEGPRTADQQPDLLAPQSPELSETPHSPPSKSPLPPPAAVATPSVATCVTTTELEESEFADSGVANRLAEPDAAVGAEEHKEDCESGEGAQQASPDSGAQSVVSEQAHSPVIPAAPAANPPKSWASLFHNSKPLPGGPQAFVEVKQVVEAASPCLATPEQPEKFGEYKDGPVHVSEDPMAPKLAELIENVKLIHKPVSLQPRGLINKGNWCYINATLQALIACPPMYHMLKSIPLHNETQRPCTSTPMMDNFVRLVNEFNNMPVPSKAKQQAVGEKAMKDIRPGVSFEPTYIYRLLTLIKSSLSEKGRQEDAEEYLGFTLNGLHEEMLALKKLISPQEETPTPNGPESQPAVEEDVVDKEEEGSEDEWEQVGPRNKTSITRQADFVRTPITDIFGGHIRSVVYQQNSKESATLQPFFTLQLDIQSEKIRTVQEALETLVARESVQGYTSKTKQEIEISRRVTLEELPPVLVLHLKRFVFEKTGGCQKLIKNIDYPVDLEISKDLLSSGVRSKFVKGQRTYRLFAVVYHHGNSATGGHYTTDVFHIGLNGWLRIDDQAVKVIPPYQVMKQTAERTAYLLYYRRVDLL; encoded by the exons ATGGCTTCTTACAGCAACCAG TACATCTTTGGGGAATTCAGCCCTGATGAGATCAATCAGTTTTTTCTGACTCCGCGATGTTATGTCGAg CTTCCGCCGTTCAATGACAAAGTTCCATGCGTCAGTCAGTCTTCTG GAACTTACTGCACTCCTGCTGTACCTTATTTTATGGAGTCAATGGGACTGCAGGTTTGCG AAGACTATCAGCGCATTGAGTTTGGTGTTGACGAGGTGATGGATTCCAAGCCTGTTGGGCTGAATGATCCTTTATTCAAGGTGTCAAGCACCCTCAACCCCCAGGCTCCAGAGTTCATCCTGGGCTGCCCGTCTGCACAGAAGGCCCAACCGTCATCTCCCCAGGAGGACGATGTCCCGGACGGGGCCCACTTCAACTCGCTGGATGGTCCTGACATGGAGGCCTCAGGCCTGGACAATCAGTCCTGCCAGGATATGGACGGACTCTCTGGCAGCCTGGGACagcgagagaggaagaaaaagaaaaagcgccCGCCGGGTTATTACAACTACCTGGACCCATTGActggcaacagcagcagcgtggCGGATGGGACGCCTATGACGGCCCTGGTGAACGGACATGCGATGGGTGGCCCCCACCACGCTGCTGAAGATGTGGACGGTAAGGCATCGCCGGGGGGAGGACTCTCGGCTCCCCGACCTGTCTCTGCGGCCAAGTTCGCCCCTACAGCCACTGCCAATCAGAGGACTTGTGATAGCCCTGATGACTCTTCTTTGGACTTAACAAGTGGAACTGCCTCTTTATCAGATGGCAACAATGCAACttcctgctcttcatcctcctctcaaAGCAGAGAGATGACAGAAGGGCCGAGGACTGCAGATCAGCAGCCAGATCTTTTGGCTCCACAGAGTCCCGAACTTTCAGAAACTCCACACAGCCCGCCCTCCAaatcccctctccctcctccagctgctgtggCCACGCCCTCTGTCGCCACTTGCGTCACGACTACTGAACTGGAGGAGAGCGAGTTTGCGGACAGCGGGGTGGCCAATCGGCTAGCGGAGCCCGACGCCGCCGTCGGCGCCGAGGAACACAAAGAAGACTGTGAGAGTGGGGAGGGGGCTCAGCAGGCCTCCCCAGACTCTGGTGCCCAGTCGGTGGTGTCAGAGCAGGCCCATTCGCCTGTGATTCCAGCTGCACCTGCTGCCAATCCCCCCAAATCTTGGGCTAGCCTCTTCCACAACTCCAAGCCTCTGCCTGGGGGCCCTCAGGCCTTTGTGGAGGTAAAGCAGGTTGTGGAGGCGGCGTCTCCCTGCCTCGCTACACCAGAGCAGCCTGAGAAATTTGGGGAGTACAAAGACGGCCCTGTCCACGTTTCAGAGGATCCTATGGCCCCTAAACTTGCAG AACTTATTGAAAATGTGAAGTTGATACATAAACCAGTGTCTTTGCAGCCGAGAGGACTGATCAACAAGGGAAACTGGTGCTACATCAACGCT ACCCTACAGGCACTGATTGCGTGCCCTCCCATGTACCACATGTTGAAGTCCATTCCTCTGCATAATGAAACGCAGAGGCCGTGTACCTCCACACCCATGATGGACAACTT CGTTAGGCTGGTGAACGAGTTCAACAACATGCCTGTGCCCTCGAAAGCCAAACAGCAAG CTGTTGGTGAAAAGGCCATGAAAGACATTCGGCCTGGTGTTTCTTTTGAACCGACCTACATTTATAGACTCCTCACTTTGATCAAGTCCAGCCTCTCTGAGAAG GGTCGACAAGAGGATGCGGAGGAGTATCTTGGCTTCACTCTCAACGGACTGCATGAGGAGATGCTGGCTTTGAAAAAACTAATCTCGCCACAAGAAGAGA CTCCTACACCCAACGGGCCAGAGTCTCAGCCAGCTGTGGAGGAAGATGTTGTTGATAAGGAGGAAGAAGGTAGTGAGGATGAGTGGGAACAAGTTGGACCCAGAAATAAGACTTCCATCACTCGCCAAGCGGACTTTGTCCGCACACCCATCACTGACATATTTGGTGGGCACATCAG ATCGGTGGTGTATCAACAGAACTCTAAAGAGTCGGCCACTCTGCAGCCTTTCTTCACCCTGCAGCTGGACATCCAGTCAGAGAAGATCCGCACTGTCCAGGAGGCTTTAGAGACTTTAGTGGCCCGAGAGTCGGTCCAGGGTTACACCTCTAAGACCAAGCAGGAG ATCGAGATCAGTCGGAGAGTGACTCTGGAGGAGCTGCCCCCGGTGCTGGTGCTCCATCTCAAgagatttgtttttgaaaagacGGGAGGCTGCCAGAAACTGATCAAGAACATTGATTATCCTGTTGATCTGGAAATCAGCAAAG ATCTTTTGTCCTCTGGAGTAAGGAGCAAATTTGTGAAAGGCCAAAGAACTTACAGGCTCTTTGCAG TTGTCTATCACCATGGGAACAGTGCGACAGGTGGTCATTACACCACGGACGTCTTCCACATCGGTCTTAACGGCTGGCTGCGCATCGACGACCAGGCGGTGAAGGTCATCCCCCCGTACCAGGTGATGAAGCAGACTGCAGAGCGCACCGCCTACCTGCTGTACTACCGCCGCGTCGACCtgctgtag